A single window of Eucalyptus grandis isolate ANBG69807.140 chromosome 1, ASM1654582v1, whole genome shotgun sequence DNA harbors:
- the LOC104443906 gene encoding serine carboxypeptidase-like 45, which translates to MSQTWLILTVITCSILMQACKPVTSLSDRIVSLPGQPSINFSHYSGYITVGDYPPRAFFYYFVEAETSPDSKPLVLWLTGGPGCSSLGYGAFIEHGPFKVKGVDLVKRDYSWNKVANLLYLESPAGVGFSYSTNQSFYKGITDNITAQDNLVFLQRWFTKYPQYEGRDFFITGESYGGHYVPELARLIVQSKVEINLKGIAIGNPLLDYEFDTNTMTTFYWSHGMMSDQTELLFQNVCNYTRLLREIRSRNLTSECLEVLKEAAKELNDTNAIDKYDVLADICLTSGQSTLNIFYKMLTTAHSLSSSLASEDLINYQNFLETKDPCEEQDVIKYFNRKDVQDALHAKLVGDRHWNTCSDDVNKNYRFEDLYISMIPVLGELVKSGLRVLVYSGDLDAVVPFLGTRTMVDALATNVLKLNTTLSYRAWFTSKQVAGYTQEYGNLAFAIIRGASHTAPATQPERSLQLFTSFLEGKSLPTNP; encoded by the exons ATGTCCCAGACATGGCTCATCCTAACAGTAATCACCTGCTCAATCCTCATGCAGGCATGCAAGCCAGTGACATCTCTCTCCGATAGAATCGTGAGCTTGCCCGGTCAACCAAGCATCAATTTCAGCCACTATTCAGGTTATATCACAGTGGGTGACTACCCACCAAGAGCTTTCTTTTACTACTTTGTGGAGGCAGAGACAAGCCCTGACTCTAAGCCTCTTGTTCTCTGGCTAACTGGAG GGCCTGGCTGTTCTTCTTTGGGGTATGGAGCTTTCATTGAGCATGGCCCTTTCAAAGTGAAGGGAGTGGATCTGGTAAAACGTGATTACAGTTGGAACAAAG TGGCCAATCTCCTATACTTGGAGTCTCCAGCGGGAGTCGGCTTTTCTTACTCAACTAATCAGTCATTTTACAAGGGCATTACTGACAATATAACAG CACAAGACAATCTAGTGTTCCTGCAGCGCTGGTTCACCAAATACCCGCAGTACGAAGGGAGAGACTTCTTCATCACCGGGGAAAGTTATGGAG GTCACTATGTGCCAGAGCTTGCACGGCTCATTGTCCAGTCCAAGGTGGAGATAAATTTAAAGGGCATAGCG ATTGGTAATCCTTTACTGGATTATGAGTTTGATACGAACACCATGACCACATTTTACTGGTCCCACGGGATGATGTCAGACCAAACCGAGCTACTCTTTCAAAACGTCTGTAATTACACTCGGCTTTTGCGTGAAATCAGATCGAGGAATCTGACTTCCGAATGTTTAGAGGTTCTGAAAGAGGCAGCAAAAGAACTTAATGATACCAACGCGATCGATAAGTACGACGTCCTCGCTGACATCTGCCTAACGTCGGGGCAATccacattgaacattttctATAAGATGCTCACCACAGCGCATTCATTGTCATCCTCCCTTGCATCAGAAGACTTGATCAACTATCAA AACTTTTTGGAAACTAAAGATCCCTGCGAAGAACAAGATGTCATCAAGTACTTTAACCGTAAAGACGTACAGGATGCACTCCATGCCAAGCTTGTTGGAGACAGACACTGGAACACGTGCAGCGA TGACGTCAATAAAAACTACAGATTTGAGGATCTTTATATAAGTATGATCCCGGTCTTGGGAGAACTTGTCAAGTCTGGCCTCCGAGTCCTTGTTTACAG TGGGGATCTAGATGCAGTCGTCCCCTTCCTCGGAACTCGGACTATGGTCGACGCCTTGGCAACCAATGTGCTGAAACTGAACACGACTTTGTCCTACAGAGCTTGGTTCACTAGCAAGCAG GTTGCTGGATACACGCAAGAGTACGGCAACTTGGCGTTCGCAATCATTAGAGGAGCTTCGCACACTGCGCCGGCCACGCAACCTGAGAGGTCTTTACAGCTCTTCACCTCATTCCTGGAAGGGAAATCACTGCCCACCAACCCATGA